In the Desulfuromonas sp. DDH964 genome, GGCAACCCATCGCCAGCTTCTCGAACGGCTCGCCGCCTGCGGCCTGCGGGTCAACCTCGCCGAGACCTCCCTGGCGACCGGCGGTGAAGCGGTCATCGCGGCATTTCACGCCCTGCAGCAACGCCGCGACCAGCTCCCCTACGAGATCGATGGCATGGTGGTCAAGGTCAATGCCCTGGCACTGCAGGAGGAACTGGGGGAGATCAGCCGCTCGCCACGCTGGGCCGTCGCCTGCAAGTTTCCGCCGCGGCAGCGGGAGACCATCCTTGAAAAGGTCGAACTGCAGGTCGGCAGGACCGGCGCCATCACCCCCGTCGCCCACCTGCGACCGGTGGAAGTCAGTGGCGTGACGGTCTCCCGGGCCAGCCTGCACAACTGGGACGAAATCGAGCGCCTCGGCCTGCAGATCAGCGATCATGTCATCGTCGAACGGGCCGGGGATGTTATCCCGGACATCGTCGCCGTGGTCAAGGAGAAGCGCAGCGGCAAGGAAACCCCGATCCCCTTTCCGGCCAGCTGCCCTGAGTGCGGCGTGCCGGTCTCGCGCCGCGACGGGGAAGTGGTCCCCCGCTGCGGCAACGCCCACTGCCCGGCACGCACCATCGAACGTTTGCGCCACTTCGTCTCCCGTGACGCCATGGATATCGAGGGGCTGGGCGAAAAGCAGCTCACCGAACTGATCGGCCTCGGGCGGCTCGAAACCTTCAGCGACCTCTACCGCCTGAAAAAGGACGATTTCTTTGCCCTGGAACGGATGGGGGAGGTGCTGGCGGAGAAGCTGTTGGACGCCATCGCCGCCAGCAAAAAACGCCCCCTGTCCCGCTTTCTCTTCGCCCTCGGTATCCGCCACGTTGGCGAGCATACCGCCAAAATCCTCGCCAAGCGATTCGCGACCATCGCCGACCTTGCCGCCGCCGACCGCGAAGAGCTGAAGCGGATTCACGAAATCGGCGACAAGGTGGCGGACTCGCTGACCGACTTTTTCCGCAATCCGCAGCAGTTGCAACTCCTCGCCGAACTACAGGCGGTCGGCGTCGACCCACAGCCGGAGGTGACCGTCGACCGCGATGGCTCCCTGACCGGCAGGACGCTGGTAATCACTGGCACCCTCAGCCGCTGGTCGCGCACGGAGGCCGAAGCCTTGGTCGAGAGCCGGGGCGGCCGGGTTGCCGGCTCCGTCAGCAGCAAGACCAGCTACGTGATCGCCGGCAGCGACGCCGGGAGCAAGCTCGACAAGGCGCACCGGCTCGCCATACCGGTGCTGGATGAGGAGGCATTCCTGCGCCTGCTGGAGGAGGGGAAGACCGATGGAGCCGGCTAGGGTACTGGTCACGATCCGTGGACGGGTCCAGGGGGTCGGCTTCCGCTACTTCACCCTGCGCGCCGCACGGGAGCTCGGGCTGAGGGGCTGGGTGCGCAACCTGCCCAATGGCGACGTGGAAGCACTCTTTGAAGGGGAGCGAGCGACGATCGAGGAGGCGCTGGCGACCTGTCGCCAGGGACCGCCCGCCTCCCGGGTGGAGGAATTGCACTGCAGCTGGCAGCAGCCCGGCGACACCTTGATCGACTTTTCGATCCGCTGACCCAAGGCCGGAGCCTGCCTCACGCTGCTGTTCAGGCGGGGAGTGGTGCCGGGGCCAGGTAGCGGTCGAGGAGGGAGAAGATTTCCTGACTCTTGAAGGGCTTGTGGACAAAGGCGACGGCGCCGGCGCGGCGCCCGGTTTCAGCATCGGCCTTCTCATTGCGGGCCGAGAGAAAGATAACCGGGATCTCCCGGGTCGCCGGATCCTCCTTGAGCATCCGGCAGGCCTTGAAGCCGTCGAGGTTGGGCATCATCACATCGAGCAGGATCAGGTCGGGACGTTCCTTCTGCGCCATCTCGATCCCCTCGACACCGTCACTGGCATAGACCACCTGGTAGCCGCGCAGGCGCAGAATCGTCTCCAGCAACCGCAACACGCTCTGGTGATCATCGACCAGCAGAACCTTCTTTTCCCCCGCCATTACGCCTCCTCGTCCTTCATCCGCAGCACCTCGCGATAGACTTCATCCCCCGAGACGCCGAGTTCCCTGGCGACTTCCCGCGCCAGCTGCCGTGGCGGCAGGTCGCTGGTGCGCCGTTTGCGCAGCAGCGCTTCGCGCACCGTCTCCTCCGGTCGTACCGGTAACGCCGGGGCGAGCACCAGTACCAGCTCGCCCCGAACCCGACCGGCGCCGAAATGTTCCAGCGCGGTGCCGACGGTGCCGCGGAAAATCTCCTCGTGCAGCTTGGTCAACTCCCGCGCCACCGTCAGCCCCCGCTCCGCTCCGTAGACGGCCACCAACTCCTTCAGGGTAGCCAGCAGGCGATGGGGCGCCTCGTAGAAGACGAGGCTCCTCTCCTCGGCAGCCAGGCGTTCGAGCTGGCTGCGCCGCGCCGCCGCCCGGCTGGGGAGGAACCCCTCGAAGGCGAAACGATCGACCGGTTGGCCGGCCACCGACAGGGCCGTGATGGCCGCCGCCGGGCCCGGGACCGGCACCACCGCATGGCCCGCCTCGAGGCAGCGCCGCACCAGCAGGTAGCCGGGGTCGGAAATCGCCGGCGTTCCGGCATCGGTGATCAGGGCGAGGGAACGCCCGGCGGCGAGGTGACGCAGCAGCTCGTCACTCTTGCGCAGCTCGTTATGGGCAAAACAGGAGGTGAGCGGCGTGGCAATGCCGTAGTGGCTGAAGAGCTTGCGGCTGTGGCGGGTATCTTCCGCCGCCACCAGGTCGACCTCGCGCAGGATGCGCAGAGCCCGGAACGTCAGGTCCTCGAGGTTGCCGATCGGCGTCGCGACCACGTAGAGGGTCCCGCCACCGTTCACCGCCACTTCACTCACCCGCAGCACCTTCGCGGCGATCGAGCTCATCGAGCCAGAGCCGCGCCACGGCGTCGCTGGGCATGCGCCAGTCCCCGCGCGGCGAGAGGGCGACGCTGCCGATCTTCGGCCCGTCCGGCAGACAGGAGCGCTTGAACTGCTGGCTGAAGAAGCGCTGGTAGAAAAGGCGCAGCCAGCGGCGCAGCTGGCTCCTGTCATAGTTGCCGGCAAAAGCCCGCTCGGCGAGAAAGAGAATCTTCGCCGGCGGAAACTGCAGGCGCAGGGCATGGTAGAGGAAGAAGTCGTGCAGCAGATAGGGACCGACCTGCTCCTCGGTGCGCTGTTCGATCTCCCCGTTGGCGGCCGGCGGCAGCAATTCAGGGGAGACCGGGGTGGCGCTGATATCGTGGAGGATTGCGGCGCAGCGGCCGCTGAATTCCTCCTCGGCGCACCAGTCGACGAGGTAACGGACCAGGGTCTTGGGCACCCCGCAGTTGACCGCGTACATCGACATGTGGTCGCCGTTGTAGGTGCACCAGCCGAGGGCCAGCTCCGAGAGGTCGCCGGTGCCGATGACGAGGCCGCCGACCTGGTTGGCGATATCCATCAGCAGCTGGGTCCGTTCCCGGGCCTGGGCATTCTCGAAGGTGATGTCATGCTGGGACTCGGGGTGGCCGATATCGGCAAAATGCTGGCGAACCGCCGCGTCGATCGGGATGGTGCGCAGCTGCACCCCGAGCTGCCCGGCGAGCCCGACCGCGTTGTCGCGGGTGCGTGCGGTGGTCCCGAAGCCGGGCATGGTGACCGCAACGATGCCGCTGCGCGGCAGGTCGAGACGGTCAAAGGCGCGGCAGGTGACGAGCAGCGCCAGGGTCGAGTCGAGGCCGCCGGAAATGCCGAGCACCACCTGGCGGCTCCCGGTATGCAGCAGGCGCTTGGCGAGACCGGTCGTCTGCAGGGCGAAAATCTCCCGGCAGCGCTCGGCCCGCTCATCGTCATCACCCGGCACAAAGGGCATGGCCGGCACCGGGCGGGAAAAGCTCGCCGCCGGCGTCTCGCCCAAGGGGAAGTCGATGAAGCGCGGCACTTCATCGGCGGCAGCGTCGACGAAACTGCTGCTGCGCAGCCGTTCCCCCACCAGCCGCCCGAGATCGACATCGGCATGGCTGACCACGGTTTCGAAACGGAAGCGCTCGCTTTCGACAAGGAGCTGGCCGTTCTCGGCGATCAGGGAATGGCCGGAGAAGACGAGGTCGGTGGTCGACTCCCCGGGCCCCGCCGAGGCGTAGGCATAGGCCGCCAGGCAGCGGGCCGACTGGCCGCAGACCAGCTCGCGGCGATAGCGCGCCTTGCTGAGAAGTTCCGGGCTGGCCGAGAGGTTGGTCAACAGGGTCGCGCCCTGGGTCGCCAACCGGCCGCTCGGCGGATTGACGGTCCAGGCATCCTCGCAGATCTCGATGCCGATCCGGCAGGCGTCGAACCCTTGCGCCCGGAAGATCAGGTCGGTACCGATCGGCACCGTCCTCCCCCGCCAGTCGAGAGTCGACTGGCGCAACAGCGCTGCCGGCGCAAACCAGCGCTTTTCGTAGAATTCCTGGCTGTTGGGCAAAAACTGTTTCGGCACCAGTCCGCAGAGCTGCCCACCAGCGAGAAAGGCGGCGCAGTTGAAGAGCCGGTCGCCGATCGCGACCGGCAGGCCGACGATCAGCGCCACGCCCTCCCGGGCAGCGACGGCAGCCAACTCGTCGAGGGCGCTGGCCGCAGCAGCGACCAGCAACGGTTGCAGAAAGAGGTCGGCGCAGCTGTAGCCGGTGAGGGCGAGCTCCGGCAGGACCAGCAGGCGGCAGTGGCGTTCGCCGGCCAGGCGCACGGCGGCCGCCGCCTGTTCGAGATTGTAGGGGACGTCGGCGACCCGCAGCGCCGGGCTGGCGACAGCGACCCGCAGGAAGCCGAAGCTGGAGAGATTTTTGCACATGCAATGGCCCTGTTGGCGATGGTTATGCCGGCCGGAAATGCCGGAAATGCCCTTTATTCTAAAGACCCGGCGGGAAAATGCAATGGGTGCGGGGGGATTTCCTCTTTTTGCGGGTCACGCCCCGAAGGCGTTTTCGATATGTTCACAGCAGGGAGCGCCATCCGGCCCCGGCATGACGGCGATGACGTCGAAGCGGGGCTGCATCCGGCCGGGGGGATGATCGGCGAGGTACCAGCGCGCCGCCCGCAGGATCTGCCGCTGCTTGACCGGGCCGACGGCTTCGGCCGGGGTGCCAAAGGCGCGGCTGCGCCGGGTCTTGACCTCGACGATCAGCAGCAGGGACCCGCGCCGGGCAATGATATCGAGCTCCCCGACCGGGGTGCGCAGGTTGCGGGCGACGATGCGGTGACCGCTGTGCTCCAGGAAACGACAGGCGGCCTCTTCGCCCCAGCGCCCGAGGGCAAGACGTTCCTCGCTCACGGCCGCACCAGGTGTTCGCGAACCCCGCCAAAGGTGGCGCGGTGCAACGGTGACGGCCCGAGGCGGGCAATGGCGGCGAGGTGCTCACGGCTGCCGTACCCCTTGTGGCGGGCGAAGCCGTACCCCGGGTAGCGCCGATCGTAACCGACCATGACGCGGTCGCGGACCACCTTGGCGATCACCGATGCGGCGGCGATGGAGAGGGAGCGGCTGTCCCCTTTTTTGAGGGTCTGCTGGGCAATCGGCAACGGCAGCGGGGTGATACCGTCAATAAGGAGGAAGTCGGCAGGAAGCTGCAGGCGCTTTACGGCGAGAGACATGCCGCGCAGGGTTGCCTGGAGAATGTTGATGGCATCAATCTCGGCCGGCGAGGCGAAACCGACACCGATCGCCAGGGCCTGGGCCCGGATCAGCGGAAAGAGACGCTCCCGTTCTTTTTGGCTCAGCTTCTTGGAATCGTCGAGTCCGGCGAGGTCGAACTGTTGCGGCAGGATGACGGCGGCAGCGACCACCGGCCCGGCGAGCGGGCCACGCCCGGCTTCGTCAACGCCGGCAATGGCCCGGAAGCCGCGAGCGCGGGCGAGCCCCTCGAAATGGAGGGTGGAGGGGTCGGGAAAATCGAAGAGGGCTTCGCTCATGGTCGCGTCCCAGGGGGGGCAGAGAGGGCCATGGGGCGGAGTGCTCCCGGACAAAAAGAGCCCCGGTCGGGGGACCGGGGCCGCGCAGGAGCAGTAATCGGATCAGGCCTGGCGCTTCTCGCGGATGCGGGCCTTTTTGCCATGCAGGTTACGCAGGTAGTAGAGCTTGGCGCGCCGCACCTGGCCGACCATCACCACCTCGATCTTGTCGACCGCCGGCGAGTGGAGGGAGAAGATACGCTCAACGCCAAAGCCGTTGGAAATCTTGCGCACGGCAAAAGTGGAGCCGAGGCCGCGGTTCACCCGCTTGATGCAGACGCCCTGATAGACCTGGATGCGCTGCTTGTCCCCTTCGGTGATCTTGACATGCACCCGCAGGGTGTCGCCGGCCTTGAAGACCGGGATGTTCTTCTTGATCTGTTCCATGCTGATGCGGTCGATGCTGTTCATTACGTCCTCCTCTATCGGCGATGCTTTGGTAATCGTCAGGTGGTTGGTCAAATCGGTCCCGTAATCGGGGGCGGGCTGCGCAACAACGCCCAGTCCGGCAAATCGCTTCAGCTGGCGGCACGGTGGAGGCGATCGAGCAGGATCGCCGCTGCCGCCCGTACCGGCAGATGGTTATAGTCGCTCCCGCCGCTGATCGGTTCCAGAACCGGCCAGCCATGGGTGAAGAATGCGGGGGCCAACCCCCAACCGGTCCCGAGCACCAGCACCCCCGGCTGGTGGCCGAGCAGGGCGCGGGCCGTGGCGAGGCTGATACCGTCGCTGCGCCGGGCGCCGGTCAACAGTGGCAGCGCCGGGGAGTCGCAGTGCTTGCTCCAGGCAGCGACCGCCGTGGCGAGATCAGGGACGATATCGACCAGTTCCAGGGCGGCGCCACGGTCAGGGTTGTAGCCGGCGCCATACCCTTCCCGCCAGTGCTGGAGAATCCGGGCGACCAGCTGTTGCTGTTCGGCAACCGGAGTCACGACATAATAGCGGCCGACCCCATAGGTGCGACCGATGCGGGCGATGTCGTGCAGATCGAGGTTGGTCACGGCCGCGGCGACCACCGCACCGTTGCGATCGAGAACCGGGTGGTGCACCAGGGCCAGGGCCAGACGCTCCATCATGCCGGGCCGCCGTCAGCCAGCTCGTTGCGCACTTCCTCGAGCAGGCGTCGGTCTTCGGCGCTCAAGGAGGCCGTCTCCAGCAGTTCCGGGCGCCGCAGCAGGGTGCGCCGCAGCTGTTCGCGCCGCCGCCAGCGGGCGATCGCGGCATGGTTGCCGGAGAGGAGAACCTCCGGTACCCGTTCCCCGGCAAACTCCACCGGCCGGGTGTAATGGGGATGCTCGAGCAGTCCGTCCGAAAAAGAGTCGGTGACGGCGCTCCCCTGGCTGCCGAGAACCCCCGGAATGAGCCGGGCCACGGCGTCAATGATCACCATCGCCGCGAGTTCACCGCCGGTGAGAACAAAATCGCCCAGCGAGTACTCCACGTCGACCAGGGGACGAATCCGCTCGTCAAATCCTTCGTAACGCCCGCAGACCAGGATCAGCCCCGGTTCCAGGGCCAGCTCCCTGGCATCCTGCTGCCGGAAGGGCTTCCCCTGGGGGGACATCAGCAAGACCCGGGACCCCGGTCGTTCCCGGCGCAGGTCGGCAAGTGCCCGGGCCACCGGTTCCGGCTTCATCACCATGCCGTCCCCGCCACCGTAGGGGGTATCGTCGGTGACCTGGTGCCGCCCCTCGGCCCAGTTCCGCAGGTTATGGGCGGAAATCTGCAGCAGGTCCTTCTCGACCGCCTTGCCGATGATGCTGTCGGCGAAGGGGGAGTCGAACATGCCGGGAAAGAGCGTCAGAACATCAAAGATCATGATTGATCCGGGCCAGCTCCTCCGGCAGGTCGACCCGGACCACCCCCGATTCCAGATCGATCTCG is a window encoding:
- the ligA gene encoding NAD-dependent DNA ligase LigA, giving the protein MADKATLDQYRELCDQLRHHNYRYYILDQPEVSDAEYDRLFRQLQELEAAHPELVTPDSPSQQVGAPPSTRFTPIPHALPMLSLKNVRNAGEFVDFDQSLRQTFLGASSEIEYVCEMKLDGVAVELVYEEGRLQYASTRGDGLVGEEITANLKTLATIPWQLTPPFPPLLDVRGEVYMELRDFQRLNRQQEEKGEKTFANPRNAAAGSLRQLDPRVTAQRPLKIFCYGIGRWQGERPATHRQLLERLAACGLRVNLAETSLATGGEAVIAAFHALQQRRDQLPYEIDGMVVKVNALALQEELGEISRSPRWAVACKFPPRQRETILEKVELQVGRTGAITPVAHLRPVEVSGVTVSRASLHNWDEIERLGLQISDHVIVERAGDVIPDIVAVVKEKRSGKETPIPFPASCPECGVPVSRRDGEVVPRCGNAHCPARTIERLRHFVSRDAMDIEGLGEKQLTELIGLGRLETFSDLYRLKKDDFFALERMGEVLAEKLLDAIAASKKRPLSRFLFALGIRHVGEHTAKILAKRFATIADLAAADREELKRIHEIGDKVADSLTDFFRNPQQLQLLAELQAVGVDPQPEVTVDRDGSLTGRTLVITGTLSRWSRTEAEALVESRGGRVAGSVSSKTSYVIAGSDAGSKLDKAHRLAIPVLDEEAFLRLLEEGKTDGAG
- a CDS encoding acylphosphatase codes for the protein MEPARVLVTIRGRVQGVGFRYFTLRAARELGLRGWVRNLPNGDVEALFEGERATIEEALATCRQGPPASRVEELHCSWQQPGDTLIDFSIR
- a CDS encoding response regulator is translated as MAGEKKVLLVDDHQSVLRLLETILRLRGYQVVYASDGVEGIEMAQKERPDLILLDVMMPNLDGFKACRMLKEDPATREIPVIFLSARNEKADAETGRRAGAVAFVHKPFKSQEIFSLLDRYLAPAPLPA
- the rsmI gene encoding 16S rRNA (cytidine(1402)-2'-O)-methyltransferase codes for the protein MSSIAAKVLRVSEVAVNGGGTLYVVATPIGNLEDLTFRALRILREVDLVAAEDTRHSRKLFSHYGIATPLTSCFAHNELRKSDELLRHLAAGRSLALITDAGTPAISDPGYLLVRRCLEAGHAVVPVPGPAAAITALSVAGQPVDRFAFEGFLPSRAAARRSQLERLAAEERSLVFYEAPHRLLATLKELVAVYGAERGLTVARELTKLHEEIFRGTVGTALEHFGAGRVRGELVLVLAPALPVRPEETVREALLRKRRTSDLPPRQLAREVARELGVSGDEVYREVLRMKDEEA
- a CDS encoding NAD(+) synthase, coding for MCKNLSSFGFLRVAVASPALRVADVPYNLEQAAAAVRLAGERHCRLLVLPELALTGYSCADLFLQPLLVAAAASALDELAAVAAREGVALIVGLPVAIGDRLFNCAAFLAGGQLCGLVPKQFLPNSQEFYEKRWFAPAALLRQSTLDWRGRTVPIGTDLIFRAQGFDACRIGIEICEDAWTVNPPSGRLATQGATLLTNLSASPELLSKARYRRELVCGQSARCLAAYAYASAGPGESTTDLVFSGHSLIAENGQLLVESERFRFETVVSHADVDLGRLVGERLRSSSFVDAAADEVPRFIDFPLGETPAASFSRPVPAMPFVPGDDDERAERCREIFALQTTGLAKRLLHTGSRQVVLGISGGLDSTLALLVTCRAFDRLDLPRSGIVAVTMPGFGTTARTRDNAVGLAGQLGVQLRTIPIDAAVRQHFADIGHPESQHDITFENAQARERTQLLMDIANQVGGLVIGTGDLSELALGWCTYNGDHMSMYAVNCGVPKTLVRYLVDWCAEEEFSGRCAAILHDISATPVSPELLPPAANGEIEQRTEEQVGPYLLHDFFLYHALRLQFPPAKILFLAERAFAGNYDRSQLRRWLRLFYQRFFSQQFKRSCLPDGPKIGSVALSPRGDWRMPSDAVARLWLDELDRREGAAGE
- a CDS encoding YraN family protein, which encodes MSEERLALGRWGEEAACRFLEHSGHRIVARNLRTPVGELDIIARRGSLLLIVEVKTRRSRAFGTPAEAVGPVKQRQILRAARWYLADHPPGRMQPRFDVIAVMPGPDGAPCCEHIENAFGA
- a CDS encoding ribonuclease HII, with product MSEALFDFPDPSTLHFEGLARARGFRAIAGVDEAGRGPLAGPVVAAAVILPQQFDLAGLDDSKKLSQKERERLFPLIRAQALAIGVGFASPAEIDAINILQATLRGMSLAVKRLQLPADFLLIDGITPLPLPIAQQTLKKGDSRSLSIAAASVIAKVVRDRVMVGYDRRYPGYGFARHKGYGSREHLAAIARLGPSPLHRATFGGVREHLVRP
- the rplS gene encoding 50S ribosomal protein L19; the protein is MNSIDRISMEQIKKNIPVFKAGDTLRVHVKITEGDKQRIQVYQGVCIKRVNRGLGSTFAVRKISNGFGVERIFSLHSPAVDKIEVVMVGQVRRAKLYYLRNLHGKKARIREKRQA
- a CDS encoding RNA methyltransferase, encoding MMERLALALVHHPVLDRNGAVVAAAVTNLDLHDIARIGRTYGVGRYYVVTPVAEQQQLVARILQHWREGYGAGYNPDRGAALELVDIVPDLATAVAAWSKHCDSPALPLLTGARRSDGISLATARALLGHQPGVLVLGTGWGLAPAFFTHGWPVLEPISGGSDYNHLPVRAAAAILLDRLHRAAS
- the trmD gene encoding tRNA (guanosine(37)-N1)-methyltransferase TrmD: MIFDVLTLFPGMFDSPFADSIIGKAVEKDLLQISAHNLRNWAEGRHQVTDDTPYGGGDGMVMKPEPVARALADLRRERPGSRVLLMSPQGKPFRQQDARELALEPGLILVCGRYEGFDERIRPLVDVEYSLGDFVLTGGELAAMVIIDAVARLIPGVLGSQGSAVTDSFSDGLLEHPHYTRPVEFAGERVPEVLLSGNHAAIARWRRREQLRRTLLRRPELLETASLSAEDRRLLEEVRNELADGGPA